The Salvelinus sp. IW2-2015 linkage group LG32, ASM291031v2, whole genome shotgun sequence genome includes the window tttagtTAATGAGAagatttgcagaatgtcggccaaaatcctcNNNNNNNNNNNNNNNNNNNNNNNNNTGAAATTAATTTACAGAAATGTCTGTACATAAAGGATtcccacccctgagtcaataccgtTAGAGAATCCCTTTGGCCAACGATTacaagctgtgagtctttctgggtaagttctcTAGGAgcttttgcacacctggattgaagatatttgcacattattctttaaaaattcaCAGCACTCCTGTCCAAGAGATAGTtcatatatatatagacatagtAGCAAGCATTCCCGTTATCTAGCGAGACTTCACATTTCCAACTCCAGGTGTAGCATCAGTACGAGGCACCGAGTATATGATGACATTTCACTTAGTTCAATTTCGGAGTTTGCCGCCCTACTGACTGCCCGCTGTACGACCACTGATGCCATAACGCGCTTTGATTTTTCATACGGCTGGTGCGGTTCTTGGTATCGTATGCATGACCTCAGATTGTCGGTCTAGGCCTAATGGAACTGTGTTTCCTTAAACTGAATTAGAGCATTGTATTACCACGTCGCTGTCAGGCTTGAACTGGTAGCCATAAGCTTCCGATTCGATGACTAACTTGTCCCATAGAAGCAGACTGACCTAGGTCTTGTTTGCTTCTCCTGTTGGACAGCCTTTACCTCATTTTTCTGTGTCTCTTAAGAACACTACTTGCTGTCTCTTATACTATTCTTGTCCTACAGTCCACGTCGGACCAACTCAACTACTTTTTTGGTACCTGTTTTACCATTATTTTCTCCACCAATTTTTtttatatccaattggtagttggtACATTtcgtcccatcgctgcaaccccCTATGGACTCCGTGAGAGGCGATAGGTCGAGCAGTCCATGCGTCCCTCGCTACTAACGACCTCCGCAAGCCGCAACTGCCTTCTGACACAGCTAATGTCTTAACCCAGCAAGCCAGCCGCAagatgtttggagaaaaaaaccgtccagctggtgaccgaagtcagcttgcaggtgccggCCCGTCTtagaaccgctgcgccactcagggggCCGTTTGTCCTTATTTGAATTGAAGCTATACAGATTTGGTTTAAAATTTCCAATTTATCCTCCCAGAGAGGCATCATCTGTATTACAGCAAATAATTGCTTAAACTCCAAGTACTGATAGCGGATAAACCCAAATTGTCTGCGAGAAGAATGTATAAAGAAAGGTATTCATGTTTATGAATGAACACTTGTAAACAACGAGGGTAGAATTATGTCATTGCAAACAATTAATTCAGTGTATGGACATATTGTTGAACTTTAATGCGGTTACAGATTTACTGTAAGTTAATTCATCGAGCTCTATGTAAAGATATTTGTAATCTGTAATTGTATTAGAATTTGTGTGTTGGAGATTGAGAGAACTACATACATATTTTGTTGTATTGGTTagtattgaattacgcttttgactgcaagttccagaatgccttgcggcaggaagtagagagagaacgCGCTACTTAAGTGCAATTGACAAGTGATTATCTTGACCTTTTCGCTAGCAACTCATTATTCATTGTTCTGTAGAATCTAAAGTTTGTAAATGTAACGTGCACAAGTattattactaaaagaagctttcaaatcaaacccgacgtcccgagtcattactttgaagatagttattctaaAACATATATGCTCAATACAAAATTATAACCAACTCATCGCTGCCACAAAAATGGAAAAGGCAATTACTTAAAAAAGGAATTAATTAGTTTGTCTGCCACCAatactttttttatataaatggCTTAAAATGACTCATATAAATCGTAAAATGTATCAGTTTCACTTATGGTCTAGAGGGTTAACAACTATGCCACATAAAATTCAAGATATTTGTCCCAATACCATGGCAtcgggtttatgaactgatatacaAAGCAACAACTGATGAATCAATTCACTCTTTTCAATTTAAGCTATTATATAAGATTTTCACTACAAAAATAATGCTCAGTATAAGGGGTGTTCAACAGTCAGACGGTGCAGAGTCTATCTTGTGGAACCAGAATCAATAGAGCATctcttttggtactgtccatcgcTGTCTTGTttttggagtcaggtccaggaatggttgttaTGCCATAATATCAGGGTATGGTTGGACCTGCAAACTGAATTGCTGGGGGATTTGAACGACCACAGTCAGTCAACAAGAAATATCATTGTGCTCTTGGGTAAAATGTTTCTTTTTGGGGCAATTTCGGCAGACATGTTGCAGATGGGGAGGTTCAAGTCCCTAATGAGACACCATGGTATAATGGAGGAATGTATTGCAGAAGGAAATGGTAGAATGATGATTTACTGGGGAAGATGGGTTGACCTGTGGCTGTCTGACGGGTGGAATTGATATATATGTGGCCGATGtgtaatggctagctagttagcggtggtgYgcgctaatagtgtttcaatcggtgacgtcactcgctctgagacctagaagtagttgttccccttgctctgcaagggctgcggcttttgtggcgcgatggtaacgatgcttcgtgagtgactgtggttgatgtgtgcagagggtccctggttcgagcccaggttggggcgaggagagggacggaagctatactgttacatatacacGTGTAAAAATGTTGAGGTCCTCCAATCAGGGGTGAGCATGGGATTATTGTATGTTTTTCTTTTcgttatttacagtgcattcagaaagtattcagaccccttccttgactttttccacattttgttacgttacaggcttattctaaaatgtattaaattgtttttttcccccgtcaatctacacacaataccccataatgatgaagcaaaaacaggtttttagaaatgtttgcacatctgaaatattacatttacatacatacattttcagaccctttactcagtactttgttgaggcacttttggcagcgattacagcctcaagtcttcttgggtatgatgctacaagcttggcacagctgtatttggagagtttctcccattcttctctgcagatcctctcaagggctgtcactgcacagctattttcaggtctctccagatgtgccgcttggctttcaggccaaagagttcaatcttggtttcatcagaccagtgaatcttgtttcacatggtctgagagtccttcagttgccttttggcaaactccaagtgggctgtcatgtgccttttactgaggagtggcttctgcctggccactttaccataaaggtctgattggcagagtgctccagagatggttgtccttctggaaggttcttccatctccacagaggaactctggagctctgtcagtgaccatcgggttcttggttaactccctgaccaaggcccttctccccgattgctcagtttggccagacggccagctctaggaagagtcttggtggttccaaacttcttccatttaagaataatcatacccataacatgatgcagccaccactgtgcttgaaaatatgaagtggtactccgtaatgtgttgtattggatttgccccaaacataacactttgtattcaggacaaaaagtgaattgctttgtcacattttttggagtattactttagtgccttgttgcaaacaggatgcatggtttggaatatttgtattctgtacaggcttccttttcactctgtcaattaggttagaattgtggagtaactacaatgttgttgatccatcctcagttttctccaatcacagccattaaactctgtaactgttttgaagtcaccattgacctcatggtgaaatccctgagcggtttccttcctctccggcaactgagttagggaggacgcctgtatctttgtagtgactgggtgtattgatacaccatccaaagtgtaattaataacttcaccatgttcaaagggatattcaacgtcTGCTTTTWAAAAAATTTAACCATCATCCAGTAGGTGCCTTTTTCGTggatgcattggaaaacctccctgggctttgtggttgaatctgtgtttgaaattcactgctctactgagggaccttacaataacctgtatatgtggggtactgagatgaggtaatcattcaaaaataatgtaaaacacttattgcacagTTAGTCCATGTAATTTATTAGTCCATGTAATttattactcctgaacttatttaggcttgccgtaacaaaggggtggaatacttattgactcaagacattttcagcttttcatttgtaatctAKttataaacatttctaaaaacataattccactttgacattatggggcctTGTGTGTAGGCCAGGACACAATCtcagttgtatttattttacgtttaggctgtaacacaacaatgtgggaaaagcgtgtgagtactttctgaagacactgaacAACCACgccttgtcatgccaaacaattTGTCAATATGACACGAAGTACAAGGAGTGGCATGTTAGCACAAAACGGGTCTGGATTTCAGGCTAATATgacatcagtggttcccaaacataTGAAGGTTGCTGTTGTCTTCACATTTTCTGGGTTTGAATGCCGTTGCCAATGTTGCTGGACTCCCATTTGTGACCAGTCTTTGTCCCTGATCTGGCCATGCGTCTCTCTGACTGTGGCGCTGACCGCGTAGAACCCCTGTCTCCCTAACCCCAGGAGAGAGGCAGTGAGGGAGACCCTGAGAGAGAAGCTGGATCTGGAGAAGAGGGCTCTGCAGGTGGTGGAGCGTCTCTTGGAGGACAGCGTCGCAGACGACTTCCTGGTTGACTGTGTGAGTACCTCCTATGGTCAACACTGCAGGGCGATCTGTGGGTAAGACGGTGACTGCGAATTAATTAAGCACGCAGAGTTGGAGCGGTTCCAGTCTTGTGAATTAGAAGAGGATCTGTGACCTCGTGGAAAGATTCAGTGACTGTCCATAGATACCAGTTGATGGAGGAGCGCGGCATTGTTATTTTGAGGTGTTGTGGGGGCATCTGCCATGTGTTCATGATGTTTCTTTCAATGTCCTTGATTTGCAGGCAAGGTTGATCACTGCTGCCAATTACAAAGACACAGTTGAGGAGAGGTCCATTGTGAAGCTGTGCGGTTATCCTGTCTGTTCAAACAAACTGGGCAAGGTAAGGTTTTGTGTATTTCTAAAGGGCTTTACCTTTTTATTACCTGTCTTCCAGTTCATGATTGGTCAGAACTAACGTWTTCAGGTATTTTTTTTCTTACTAGGTCTCCACTCAACAGTTCAAAATTTCCACCAAAACCAACAAAGTCTATGACATCACGGAACGCAAGGTAAGTGCTCAGTCAGACACGGAGTCAGATACTTTGCTGTGTTGTGCCCAGCACCGCGAAAGAACGTGACTGACGTAAGACCGAAACGCGGCCCTTTCCCCCTCTGACCCAGAGCTTCTGCAGTAACTTCTGCTACAAAGCCTCCAAGTCCTTTGAGCTGCAGATATCAAAGAGCCCTCTGTGGCTGAGGCAGCACGAGAGGTAAGCCCGCACTGTTTTACTTCAGCATagagatatataaatatatacactgctcaaaaaaataaagggaacacttaaacaacacaatgtaactccaagtcaatcacacttctgtgaaatcaaaccaataaaggagtggttctgcaggtggtgaccacagaccacttctcagttccaaaacatcagccaggaagcataggaactgagaagtggtctgtggtcaccacctgcagaaccactcctttattgggggtgtcttgctaattgcctataatttccaccttttgtctattccatttgcacaacagcatgtgaaatttattgtcaatcagtgttgcttcctaagtggacagtttgatttcacagaagtgtgattgacttggagttacattgtgttgtttaagtgttccctttatttttttgagcagtgtatatttgacctaaACGTTAACTCCTCTCATCATTTGCAGCCCCCCCGATGTGAAATTAATGAAGAAAGGAGATGGGTATGTACATAACTTTTTCCCACAATGTCATTCAGTCTGGATGAATTGATACGATGTGGAGCTGTCATTCAACTGATTTAGAaggtgtggatggatggataggtATCGATCCATTTATCAAATCCATTCCTCAATCGTTTACGGCATAAAAATGCAATAATTCGCAGACTGTGAACATCACTTTTTTTTTWAACTACGGAACCATGGATATATCGATTGAGTGATTTGCTTGACTGACTGACTTCCCCCGGATTCCCTCCCCCTCTGTTTAGCGGTAGCACCGGAGAGGAGGTGAGGCTGGCTGAGAGGCGTCTCAGAGAGGACGATGTGGAGAACCCCATTCCCTTGGACTCCGTGTCCCCAGAGGCCCCAGAGGACCCCAGGCGCTCCCCTACAGCCGGCCACAGCGACGACAGCGACACAGAACACGACTTTGTCTCAAGCGTGGTCTCCCAGCGACGGGGACCCAGGGTGCACTGGGGCGATCTGCCCAAGCGCACCGCCGAAGGGCAGGGTAGGGAacctggagagggggaggacaagGAGAGAAGGTCGGGAGGGAAGGACACAACGGTGCCCAACCAAATACAAACAAACGAGGcggaagacgaggaggagaataCAGAAGAATCACAGAAAGCACAAAGGAAGCCAAGCAATGGCACAGATGGACACCAACAGCACACCACAGATACGAACCACCAGAGTGAGCAGCAATCTTTCCTGGGAGAGAGAGGCTCGCCAGAGGGCCAGTCTATGGAGGAAGCCGCAGAGCTATTGAGCCAAGTTACAATACAGGATCGAGACCCAGCCACAGCTACGTCTCCTGCACTAACAGCCTGCAGTGTACAGAATCAAGACCCAGCTCTAAACCGCAGTCCACAGGGAGACCCAGCACAGCCCACCCAGCCTGGCATCAACATCACCCAGGTGGGCATGAGCAGAAGGGGAGCCCAGGGGCTCCGGGGGCTCCTCAAGTGCCACGAAGCCGGGACTAAACCTGTCTCGGTCCGGCTGAACCTTCTAGAAGGCCTAAGGAGGACCTTCACTGAATGGATGACTGAGGAGACTATGAAGTTCCTATATGGCCCAGACCACTTTAGTAAAACACTGATAGAaacaaaggaggaggaggagaaggaagaggagctaGATGAAGATGACTTGGAGGACATTGTGAAGGATGGTGGGGAGGAACGTGAGACTGACTCCCAAGGGGGTCCAGGAAGGCCCTCGGCCCCGGCCCCAGACTACGACACCCTAcgcagggagacagaggagatgggGT containing:
- the LOC111956868 gene encoding putative RNA polymerase II subunit B1 CTD phosphatase rpap2; the protein is MGSLATWPSRVARATPTEEAFRAAQPQQRRGGDSKREESGPKELLVGLLEQVEKTPTPSPRQVILLLQPTTERREAVRETLREKLDLEKRALQVVERLLEDSVADDFLVDCARLITAANYKDTVEERSIVKLCGYPVCSNKLGKVSTQQFKISTKTNKVYDITERKSFCSNFCYKASKSFELQISKSPLWLRQHESPPDVKLMKKGDGGSTGEEVRLAERRLREDDVENPIPLDSVSPEAPEDPRRSPTAGHSDDSDTEHDFVSSVVSQRRGPRVHWGDLPKRTAEGQGREPGEGEDKERRSGGKDTTVPNQIQTNEAEDEEENTEESQKAQRKPSNGTDGHQQHTTDTNHQSEQQSFLGERGSPEGQSMEEAAELLSQVTIQDRDPATATSPALTACSVQNQDPALNRSPQGDPAQPTQPGINITQVGMSRRGAQGLRGLLKCHEAGTKPVSVRLNLLEGLRRTFTEWMTEETMKFLYGPDHFSKTLIETKEEEEKEEELDEDDLEDIVKDGGEERETDSQGGPGRPSAPAPDYDTLRRETEEMGLRVREFYKGTKEVQRVSGKQHARDEDSENQGGALPLVDSHSQHLIQKRITVEKLTKGLRDIVGPLRLTMTDVSSDLNRLVRTFRFTNTNIIHKGPEWTLIAVVLLHLLSEVSPVVREALERPASVDYLSTLMQELPLLDQDLQSLIQLLRTAELCPHEHTENRQTNQ